Genomic window (Neorhizobium galegae bv. orientalis str. HAMBI 540):
CTTCCTTTGCGCGATCTGACGATCAAGCATTTGGTTAGCGAGGTGACATCGCACAGACGGGCGGTGGCGGCTGGCCATTCGAGATATCCTCGAGCCACCTCTTCAGACAGCATCATGTGCAATGACGTTAACCGGCCTCACATTCGATCTGGTGCCTGTAGGACAGTGAGACCCGCGTGTCCGGAGTGGAGTGGGTGACCTATATGAGCATAGCCCGGCGGCGCCTGTGCCCCCGCCGACGTCGGCACCAGTGTAGGTGGTGCCTCAGGTTTTCAGATCAGCACTTATGACCCGTCGGGTTGCCGCTACGCACTTATTCCAGCCATCGTATGACCAGATCCTATTCGGCGTGGCTTCGGGCTTTCCACTCTCCAAGCGCGGTTCGCTGGTAGATAGATAAATCCGTCAGGCAGCTTCCGGCGAGTGGCGCTTCAACAGTTCATGGACGCTGCTGATAGGGAGAGGCTTTCCGAACAGGTAGCCTTGTATTTCGCTACAGCCCTGTTCTCTTACCCGGTTCAATTGATCGCTCGTCTCGACACCTTCGGCAGTGGTCGTGATCCCGAGACTTGCCCCCAGATCGACGACGGCCTTCACGATGGCAGCGCAATCCTTGGAGTTTCCAAGTTCGCGAATGAAGGATTGGTCGATCTTGATCTTGTCAAATGGAAAGAGCCGCAGATAGCTCAATGATGAGTATCCGGTACCGAAGTCGTCCATCGCAATCCGCACCCCGAGGCTCCTGATATGGTGCAGCGTTGCCAAGGCCGTGTCGTTGTCGGTCAGCAGAACCGATTCAGTGATCTCGAGTTCAAGCCGAGATGCTGGTAGCCCCGCATCGCCAAGCGCGGAGACGACGGTGTGGGCAAGCGTCTGGCTCTTGAACTGGAGCGGGGAAAGGTTGACGGCCACGCCGATATCGGCCGGCCAACTCGCGGCGTCTTTGCAGGCCTGACGCAAGACCCATTCCCCAATGGGCACGATCATCCCGGTTTCCTCCGCCAGCGGGATGAACTCAACCGGCGAAACCAGACCGCGTTCAGGGTGATGCCAACGCAGCAGGGCCTCGAACCCAACAACCTGTTCGGTTATCGTGTCCACCTGCGGCTGATAGTAGAGCTCGAATTGATTGCTTTCGAGGGCCTGCTGGAGCACAGTTTCAAGATCACGACGCGCTTGCCTGTCGGCATCCATCACGGTTTCGAAGAAGCAAAAGGTGCCGCGGCCCATCGCCTTTGCCTTATACAAAGCCGTGTCGGCATGCCGCAAAAGCGAGTCGCCCATGTCGCCGTCGTCCGGAGCCATCGAAATGCCGATGCTGACGCCAATGCGAACGGATTTTCCATCGATAATGAAAGCCTTGTCGACAACGTCAATAATCCGCTGAGCCAGGGATGAAGCCTGGTCTCTGCTTTGGACATCGGTCTGGAAGATAACGAATTCATCGCCGCCGAGGCGCGCGATGCTGTCGCCGTCACGTAAACAGTCCGTCAGCCTGTCTGCAACCGCTTTGAGCAGGAGATCGCCCACGGCATGCCCCAGGCTGTCATTTACCTCCTTGAATCGGTCCAGATCCAAACATAACAAGGAGCTTGTCTTCCCGCTGACTGCGAGCTCCCTGTCGATCTTCTCGCGTAACAGCGTTCGATTGGGCAATCCTGTCAGCGGGTCGTGGCCAGCCATATATTTGATTTGCTCGTCCGCGCGCACCGCGTCGGTGACATCTTCGTGCGCTGCGACATATCCACCGTTTTCCATGGGACTGTGTGAGATCTTTATGACCCTCCCGTCCATCAGCGATATGTTCTGACTTGCCACTGCCCGTTTCAGGGCGGCTTCGGCTACAACATCGAAATAGGTTTCACGATGGGCGGGCGCATTGCCCACAGTCACACGATGGTCGAGAATCTGCTGCAATGGTGTACCCGGTCGGGTCAGTTGCTCCGGCAAACTGTACAAGCGCGAGTACGCCGCGTTGCACAGCATCAGATTTTTGTCCGCGTCGAACATGCACAACCCGTGAGGCATGTTGGCCAAAGTCGTATCGAAAAGGTTGGTCTGTTCGGAAAGCTCTTTTTTTATCGCCGCGTGCGCTGATATATCCTTGCACTGGATCAACCAGTGGCCCTCGGACACGGGGGTGGAAGTCAAGGATAGGAGTCCGTTGCCGACTTCTATTTCCTGCTGCAGCGATTTCTGTTCGGTGACCAAGTGTGTCAACCAAAGCCTAGCTTGGGTATGGGCAGGCATCTGCTCAGCGATCGCCTTTGCATCCATTCCCATAGTCAGTTCCGGAATTTGCAGCAGTTGCGACAGGCGATTGTTTACCACCAGCACCCGCAGATCCGAATCCAGAAGCGCGATGCCTTGAGCGATGTTGGCGAAAATGACCTCGAAGGGGGTAAGCATGTTCCATCCTCTGCTCTCTGGAGCATACACATGTATGTGGTGTAGGGCGAGCCGAATGCAACGAGGCTCCATAGGGCCGTCATTCCTTCGGTCACGTACCTCGTGCGCATATTGCCCCAAGCGCGCATGATGACCTGTTATGACCGAAGGGAGCCGCGCGCTATTAGGATCATTCAGTTTCCTTGACCTCGACCGCAACATCCATTGTCATGAAGGCGTCCGTGCTGCCCACAAAGCTTCCTGAAACCGGTACGACGTGCGCGATATCGCGGCTTGCCGCGACAGGAATGAGGTTTGCACCGCCCAAGCTTCGGTTGGTTGGATCGAATGTTATCCAGCCTGCTCCTGGGACAAAGATTTCCGCCCACGCATGGGTCGAGCCGCTGTCCGTCGACCCGCCAAGCGTGCGGTCCGGGTTGAAGATGTAGCCGGAAACAATCCGGGCACCGAAGCCTAAGCTACGTGCCGCCTCGGCGAACAGAACGGCGAGGTCCCGGCAAGAGCCCCATCCGCGTTCGAGGGTGGCCAGTGGCGCCTGCGTGCCTTCTTCTTCCCGACTCTGATAGGAGATGGACGAAGCGATGCCAAGGCTGATGTCTTTCAGGAGGGACAGTGTATCCGTCGGGTCTGCAGCGACGAAGCCCCGCACCCAGGCTCGGAGCTTATTATCGACATCGTTATATTGCTGCGCTGCTAGCGCCCCGAGATCCGTCCATTCGCCGTCAGCGTAGTGGAATGGATAGTTGATCGCGGAAGCGGCGATGTCGAACACCGGCCACGCCACTGCGGTCAGGTCAACGGTTGCCAAGCTATCGACTAGGAGGCTATCGGTAGGGGATTGGAACGTCGCCAAAGCAATCGCGTTCCCGAAGACATCGTTGGACCAACGGAGCTGCGCCTCGGGAGAAATCGATATGGTATGGTTTAACAGCCTCACCTCACGCCCCTCCCGCGGCCTGAGCATAAGGCGGTGAGGCGACAGCGACACCTTCTCTCGATAGCCATAGGTCGTGCGGTGATGAATGGTTAGGACTGGCATCAAATAACTCTCCTACGGCCACATCAGGGAGGATATCCCTCGAAACCGCCCCGTGCGCTCCACACGGAGTATTCACCTTGTAATTGTAGAACTTAGGGCCATATTTGTACAGGTAGCAGGTTCAGAACGCCTTGACGTTACTATAGAAAAGGGCGCCGATCTCAAGCGATCGCCGTCCACAGCCGCGAGGATGGCACATGAGCCTAACATTCCCCAATACAAGCCGAAGTTTTGACGAAATTCGCAACGTTGTCCGCTTTACCGGCTACGACGGCATGTTCGAGGTCAAATTTTTCGTGGACGCAACCGCTCTGGTGAAAACAGCGGCAAGCAAGGTATCGGAAGCGGATTGCCTCCGCGCCTTTGACGCTGCACGCGCCCGGATTCAGGTGGCTGCGACGAGGCTCTACAGCCCCAAGCGCGGAACGATCTACACACTCTCGGCCGCGGATTTGGTCTAGCAAGGCTGCTTCCTGAAGTTATCGGTGGACGTTCGACAAGAAAGATCACTTCATGAACCCTCTCAGCTTTCCGGCTGGAGCAGGGCCATCCGCCAGATATTTCGAGCCGAAGGAGACGTAGGGTCGCTCAATGTAAGGGTGGAGGCCGGAATAGGGCCATGGGGCGATGGTAACCTAAATGGGGGTGTTGAGGCGTTGACTATCGCTGAAGCGGACATTCAGGGTACAAACCTGGACATTCTGGGACCTTGGTTCTCGTTCCGCCCACCCAACGGCCGAACTATGGATAACGTCCGGCTGTGAGCTAGTCTGGCAGCGTGCAAACCTGGGCTGCGTCCCACAGGCTTCAATCCCCTCCGTTGCAAAACATCATCTTCCCTTCCGTTAATGTAGATCAAATTGTGCCGAAGCAGTCTATGCTACTTCCGATAGAGGATCGGAGTGCAAGATGGAACGTCTAGTATTTGAGCGAAACATCGGCGGAAAGAGGTATCGAATCTGCGTTCGATCAAGACCGTTCGGTGCCGCGGTGGTTACCTACCAAGTGTCACGCGCGCTCATCCGCACTCTCAAATCTGCGAGTAGACGGTGCAAGGTCTTTCGCCTATCGATTGCTCATGAAGTCGTCGATCGATCATATACCGCTCCGCAAACAACGCGAACTCGGCAGGGTTCTGGAAATCTTGCATGAGGAATTCGAGGACGCGCTGAAAGAGGGGACGGCCGGCTTCAAGAAGCGCGGCCGGATCCTGAAGATCATCCTGTTCGGCTCCTACGCCAAGGGTGGATGGGTCGACGAGCCGTTCACTACGAAAGGCTATCGCTCCGACTTCGATTTGCTCGTCATCGTCAACGACCGCAGGCTCTGCGAATTCGCCAAGTACTGGTACAAGGCCGCCGACCGGCTGATCCGCGACAAGTCGATCGAGACCCCGGTAAGCTTCATCGTTCATACCAGGCGCGAGGTGAACACCTACCTGAAGGAGGGGCAGTACTTCTTTGCCGACATCCGCAAGGACGGCATCGTCCTTTATGAACTGGATGATGAGCCG
Coding sequences:
- a CDS encoding putative bifunctional diguanylate cyclase/phosphodiesterase — encoded protein: MLTPFEVIFANIAQGIALLDSDLRVLVVNNRLSQLLQIPELTMGMDAKAIAEQMPAHTQARLWLTHLVTEQKSLQQEIEVGNGLLSLTSTPVSEGHWLIQCKDISAHAAIKKELSEQTNLFDTTLANMPHGLCMFDADKNLMLCNAAYSRLYSLPEQLTRPGTPLQQILDHRVTVGNAPAHRETYFDVVAEAALKRAVASQNISLMDGRVIKISHSPMENGGYVAAHEDVTDAVRADEQIKYMAGHDPLTGLPNRTLLREKIDRELAVSGKTSSLLCLDLDRFKEVNDSLGHAVGDLLLKAVADRLTDCLRDGDSIARLGGDEFVIFQTDVQSRDQASSLAQRIIDVVDKAFIIDGKSVRIGVSIGISMAPDDGDMGDSLLRHADTALYKAKAMGRGTFCFFETVMDADRQARRDLETVLQQALESNQFELYYQPQVDTITEQVVGFEALLRWHHPERGLVSPVEFIPLAEETGMIVPIGEWVLRQACKDAASWPADIGVAVNLSPLQFKSQTLAHTVVSALGDAGLPASRLELEITESVLLTDNDTALATLHHIRSLGVRIAMDDFGTGYSSLSYLRLFPFDKIKIDQSFIRELGNSKDCAAIVKAVVDLGASLGITTTAEGVETSDQLNRVREQGCSEIQGYLFGKPLPISSVHELLKRHSPEAA
- a CDS encoding DUF1488 family protein, with the protein product MSLTFPNTSRSFDEIRNVVRFTGYDGMFEVKFFVDATALVKTAASKVSEADCLRAFDAARARIQVAATRLYSPKRGTIYTLSAADLV
- a CDS encoding transglutaminase family protein gives rise to the protein MPVLTIHHRTTYGYREKVSLSPHRLMLRPREGREVRLLNHTISISPEAQLRWSNDVFGNAIALATFQSPTDSLLVDSLATVDLTAVAWPVFDIAASAINYPFHYADGEWTDLGALAAQQYNDVDNKLRAWVRGFVAADPTDTLSLLKDISLGIASSISYQSREEEGTQAPLATLERGWGSCRDLAVLFAEAARSLGFGARIVSGYIFNPDRTLGGSTDSGSTHAWAEIFVPGAGWITFDPTNRSLGGANLIPVAASRDIAHVVPVSGSFVGSTDAFMTMDVAVEVKETE